Proteins encoded by one window of Lycium barbarum isolate Lr01 chromosome 11, ASM1917538v2, whole genome shotgun sequence:
- the LOC132619452 gene encoding secreted RxLR effector protein 161-like, with the protein MYAQTCTTSDISFAVGMLGRYQSNLGIDHWKTAKKVLRYLKGTKDYMLTYRRSNSLEVIGYSDSDHGGCVDTRKSTFGYLFLLAEGAISWKSAKQSVIATSTMEAEFVACFEATIHALWLRNFISGLGIVDTITKPLKIYCDNTAAIFFPKNDKYSKAAKHMELKYLTVKDDVQKQRVSLEYVRTDLIIADPLTKGLQPKTFKEHAHRMGLSCTYD; encoded by the coding sequence atgtatgctcAAACTTGCACAACATCGGATATTAGTTTTGCGGTTGGAATGCTGGGAAGATATCAGAGTAACCTGGGAATTGATCATTGGAAAACTGCAAAGAAAGTTTTGAGGTACCTGAAAGGAACGAAGGATTACATGCTCACATATAGAAGATCCAACAGTTTGGAAGTCATTGGATACTCGGATTCAGATCATGGGGGATGTGTTGACACTAGAAAGTCCACTTTTGGTTACTTGTTCCTATTAGCTGAAGGAGCAATATCGTGGAAGAGTGCTAAGCAATCCGTCATTGCTACATCCACAATGGAAGCAGAATTTGTGGCATGTTTTGAAGCCACAATTCATGCATTATGGCTGCGGAACTTTATTTCAGGACTTGGGATTGTTGACACCATTACCAAGCCGCTGAAAATTTATTGTGATAATACTGCAGCAATATTCTTCCCCAAGAACGATAAGTACTCCAAAGCTGCCAAACATATGGAATTAAAGTACCTTACTGTCAAGGATGACGTTCAGAAACAAAGGGTGTCACTTGAGTATGTTAGAACTGATCTCATAATTGCAGATCCGTTAACAAAAGGTTTACAACCAAAGACATTTAAAGAACATGCACATAGAATGGGTCTTAGTTGTACTTATGATTAA
- the LOC132619070 gene encoding reticulon-like protein B17 isoform X1: MDTTTSPSHRSSTRSRTKSASRLSKLRRYDEESESLTPRNSLEIIPSPRLLASPSPSAMSPTNNLPLRELLLLSPSPLRRSKTRLADKLDQFADDGVEPNGVRRRRRSRNSNIGASPRNNIRRSRRRLEQEMREDRDSGLVEEVVKPRKKKNSGKSKKDKLSLVTSSTSTIIESKEGEGCDLINRTEILLSDLVMWRDVARSSLWFGLGSLCFLSSCFAKGVTFSIFSMVSQLGLLFLVVSFFSHSIRQRDGGTEVKREFQLTEDDILRMGKLILPAANLAISKTRELFSGEPAMTLKLVPVLIIGAEYGHLITVWRLCALGFFISFTAPKLYSSYSYQISSKVNYMKYRLVESWGACSHKKMIAASALTAFWNLTTLRTRIFTAFICLVIFRYCKQHEEEKIDEEMVEVEEEEEKQALVVLEPVA; this comes from the exons ATGGATACAACAACTTCTCCATCTCATCGATCCTCCACTCGAAGCCGAACAAAATCAGCTTCAAGACTCTCAAAACTCCGCCGATATGATGAAGAAAGTGAATCCCTCACTCCAAGAAACTCTCTTGAAATAATCCCTTCACCAAGACTACTAGCTTCTCCATCACCTTCAGCAATGTCACCAACCAACAATCTCCCACTTCGCGAGCTTTTACTTCTTTCTCCTTCTCCTCTTCGAAGATCCAAAACTCGTCTTGCTGATAAGCTTGATCAATTTGCTGATGATGGGGTTGAGCCTAATGGTGTTCGTAGAAGGCGAAGGAGCAGAAATTCTAACATTGGTGCTTCGCCACGCAATAATATTCGAAGATCAAGAAGAAGGTTGGAGCAAGAAATGAGAGAAGATAGAGATTCGGGGTTAGTTGAAGAAGTGGTTAAaccaagaaagaaaaagaatagTGGTAAATCCAAAAAGGATAAGCTTAGCTTGGTTACTTCAAGTACATCAACAA TAATAGAATCAAAAGAAGGAGAAGGGTGTGATTTAATAAACAGAACTGAGATACTTTTAAGTGATTTGGTGATGTGGAGGGATGTGGCAAGATCAAGCCTTTGGTTTGGTTTGGGGTCTCTCTGTTTCTTATCTTCTTGTTTTGCAAAAGGAGTTACTTTTAG CATTTTTTCTATGGTATCGCAATTGGGGTTACTTTTTTTAGTTGTTTCATTCTTCTCACATTCGATTCGCCAAAG AGATGGTGGTACAGAAGTAAAGCGCGAATTTCAGCTGACTGAAGATGACATTTTGAGAATGGGAAAATTGATACTTCCAGCTGCAAATCTTGCAATTTCTAAAACAAGAGAGCTTTTTTCAGGAGAACCTGCTATGACCCTCAAA TTAGTGCCAGTGTTGATAATTGGAGCTGAGTATGGCCATTTGATAACTGTATGGAGGCTCTGTGCCCTTG GGTTTTTCATCAGTTTTACTGCCCCAAAACTTTATTCCTCTTATTCATATCAGATCTCTAGTAAAG TCAACTATATGAAATATCGGTTGGTGGAGAGTTGGGGTGCTTGTTCTCACAAGAAGATGATAGCTGCATCAGCATTGACTGCATTTTGGAACCTCACCACTCTCAGAACACGAATCTTCACAG CATTCATATGTCTAGTAATATTCAGATACTGTAAACaacatgaagaggaaaagattgATGAAGAAATGGTTGaagtggaagaagaagaagaaaagcagGCACTGGTTGTGTTAGAACCTGTGGCATAA
- the LOC132619070 gene encoding reticulon-like protein B17 isoform X2, producing MDTTTSPSHRSSTRSRTKSASRLSKLRRYDEESESLTPRNSLEIIPSPRLLASPSPSAMSPTNNLPLRELLLLSPSPLRRSKTRLADKLDQFADDGVEPNGVRRRRRSRNSNIGASPRNNIRRSRRRLEQEMREDRDSGLVEEVVKPRKKKNSGKSKKDKLSLVTSSTSTKSKEGEGCDLINRTEILLSDLVMWRDVARSSLWFGLGSLCFLSSCFAKGVTFSIFSMVSQLGLLFLVVSFFSHSIRQRDGGTEVKREFQLTEDDILRMGKLILPAANLAISKTRELFSGEPAMTLKLVPVLIIGAEYGHLITVWRLCALGFFISFTAPKLYSSYSYQISSKVNYMKYRLVESWGACSHKKMIAASALTAFWNLTTLRTRIFTAFICLVIFRYCKQHEEEKIDEEMVEVEEEEEKQALVVLEPVA from the exons ATGGATACAACAACTTCTCCATCTCATCGATCCTCCACTCGAAGCCGAACAAAATCAGCTTCAAGACTCTCAAAACTCCGCCGATATGATGAAGAAAGTGAATCCCTCACTCCAAGAAACTCTCTTGAAATAATCCCTTCACCAAGACTACTAGCTTCTCCATCACCTTCAGCAATGTCACCAACCAACAATCTCCCACTTCGCGAGCTTTTACTTCTTTCTCCTTCTCCTCTTCGAAGATCCAAAACTCGTCTTGCTGATAAGCTTGATCAATTTGCTGATGATGGGGTTGAGCCTAATGGTGTTCGTAGAAGGCGAAGGAGCAGAAATTCTAACATTGGTGCTTCGCCACGCAATAATATTCGAAGATCAAGAAGAAGGTTGGAGCAAGAAATGAGAGAAGATAGAGATTCGGGGTTAGTTGAAGAAGTGGTTAAaccaagaaagaaaaagaatagTGGTAAATCCAAAAAGGATAAGCTTAGCTTGGTTACTTCAAGTACATCAACAA AATCAAAAGAAGGAGAAGGGTGTGATTTAATAAACAGAACTGAGATACTTTTAAGTGATTTGGTGATGTGGAGGGATGTGGCAAGATCAAGCCTTTGGTTTGGTTTGGGGTCTCTCTGTTTCTTATCTTCTTGTTTTGCAAAAGGAGTTACTTTTAG CATTTTTTCTATGGTATCGCAATTGGGGTTACTTTTTTTAGTTGTTTCATTCTTCTCACATTCGATTCGCCAAAG AGATGGTGGTACAGAAGTAAAGCGCGAATTTCAGCTGACTGAAGATGACATTTTGAGAATGGGAAAATTGATACTTCCAGCTGCAAATCTTGCAATTTCTAAAACAAGAGAGCTTTTTTCAGGAGAACCTGCTATGACCCTCAAA TTAGTGCCAGTGTTGATAATTGGAGCTGAGTATGGCCATTTGATAACTGTATGGAGGCTCTGTGCCCTTG GGTTTTTCATCAGTTTTACTGCCCCAAAACTTTATTCCTCTTATTCATATCAGATCTCTAGTAAAG TCAACTATATGAAATATCGGTTGGTGGAGAGTTGGGGTGCTTGTTCTCACAAGAAGATGATAGCTGCATCAGCATTGACTGCATTTTGGAACCTCACCACTCTCAGAACACGAATCTTCACAG CATTCATATGTCTAGTAATATTCAGATACTGTAAACaacatgaagaggaaaagattgATGAAGAAATGGTTGaagtggaagaagaagaagaaaagcagGCACTGGTTGTGTTAGAACCTGTGGCATAA